The following proteins come from a genomic window of Streptomyces sp. NBC_01716:
- a CDS encoding phosphatase PAP2 family protein, which produces MGHDAFGRGPAGLTEFLADLGGTAVALPVLAVAAGYAAWRGHRARAMAVVLAMAAVPVLVVPLKLWIDRTGPLTAESGYYPSGHTATAMVAYCGAALLLRPRTGRGWTMPVAVALSAATGIGLVLRGYHWPLDVLGSWLLCGMVLALLVTALRWIDNRRAAGSETDAP; this is translated from the coding sequence GTGGGGCACGACGCCTTCGGACGCGGCCCCGCCGGACTGACGGAGTTCCTGGCCGATCTCGGCGGCACGGCGGTCGCCCTGCCCGTCCTGGCCGTCGCGGCGGGGTACGCGGCATGGCGGGGGCACCGTGCGCGGGCGATGGCGGTTGTACTGGCCATGGCCGCCGTTCCGGTGCTCGTGGTGCCGCTCAAGCTGTGGATCGACCGGACTGGGCCGCTCACGGCGGAGTCCGGCTACTACCCCTCGGGCCACACGGCGACGGCGATGGTCGCCTACTGCGGCGCCGCGCTGCTGCTGCGGCCCCGTACGGGGCGCGGATGGACGATGCCTGTCGCCGTGGCGCTCAGTGCGGCGACGGGCATCGGACTGGTACTGCGGGGCTATCACTGGCCGCTCGACGTGCTCGGCAGCTGGCTGCTCTGCGGCATGGTGCTGGCCCTGTTGGTGACGGCCCTGCGGTGGATCGACAACCGCAGGGCCGCCGGCTCGGAGACGGACGCCCCGTAG
- a CDS encoding chitinase, translating into MERNRRPSRYPRLVAAFAAAALTAGGLVISAETARAADADVATNGGFESGLTGWSCTGGSGVAVSSPVHGGTAALKATPAGSDNAKCSQTVTVRPDSAYTLSAWVQGSYVYLGASGTGTTDVSTWTPSAPSWQKLTTSFRTGPATTSVTLYTNGWYGTPAYHVDDLSLVGPGGETGQPPATAPAGLRSSAVTASSVGLAWSPVAGATGYTVHRDGAPNLNVSGTSTTVTGLSPATAYRFQVSATNAAGRSPLSSVVTATTRPADGGGNEAELPAQALVGYLHSSFANGSGYTRMADVPASWDVINLAFGEPTSVTSGDIRFSLCPVAECPNVESPAEFKAAIKAKQAAGKKVLISIGGQNGQVQLASTAARDAFVSSVSKIIDEYGLDGLDIDFEGHSLSLNNGDTDFRNPTSPVIVNLISAVKSLKAKYGADFVLTMAPETFFVQLGYQFYGSGPFGGQDPRAGAYLPVIHALRDDLTLLHVQDYNSGPIMGLDNQYHTMGGADFHIAMTDMLLTGFPVAGDTTKVFPALDPGQVAIGLPASQQAGNGHTAPSEVNKALDCLTKKTNCGSYQTHGTWPALRGLMTWSINWDRFNQWEFSRNFDGYFGS; encoded by the coding sequence GTGGAACGCAACAGACGACCTTCTCGGTACCCCAGACTTGTGGCCGCTTTCGCGGCGGCCGCACTGACCGCCGGCGGTCTCGTCATCTCCGCCGAGACGGCGCGCGCGGCCGACGCGGACGTCGCCACCAACGGCGGCTTCGAATCCGGCCTCACCGGCTGGAGTTGTACGGGCGGCAGCGGCGTGGCCGTCAGCAGCCCCGTGCACGGCGGCACCGCCGCGCTGAAGGCCACCCCGGCGGGCAGCGACAACGCGAAATGCAGCCAGACGGTCACGGTCCGACCCGACTCGGCGTACACGCTGAGCGCCTGGGTCCAGGGAAGCTACGTCTACCTCGGAGCCTCCGGAACCGGCACCACCGACGTCTCAACTTGGACGCCGTCCGCGCCGAGTTGGCAGAAACTCACCACCTCCTTCCGCACCGGCCCCGCCACCACGTCCGTGACTCTCTACACCAACGGCTGGTACGGAACCCCCGCCTATCACGTCGACGACCTCAGCCTCGTCGGGCCGGGTGGCGAGACCGGGCAGCCCCCGGCCACTGCCCCCGCGGGCCTCAGATCCTCGGCCGTCACCGCGTCCTCGGTCGGCCTGGCGTGGTCGCCCGTGGCGGGCGCGACGGGCTACACGGTGCACCGCGACGGCGCCCCGAACCTGAACGTCAGCGGCACGTCGACCACCGTCACGGGGCTCAGCCCCGCGACCGCCTACCGCTTCCAGGTCTCGGCCACCAACGCCGCGGGCCGCTCCCCGCTCTCCTCCGTCGTCACCGCGACAACCCGGCCCGCGGACGGCGGCGGCAACGAGGCGGAACTCCCCGCACAAGCCCTGGTCGGCTACCTCCACTCCAGCTTCGCCAACGGCTCCGGCTACACGCGCATGGCCGACGTGCCCGCCTCGTGGGACGTCATCAACCTCGCCTTTGGCGAGCCGACATCGGTCACCTCGGGCGACATCCGCTTCAGCCTGTGCCCCGTCGCCGAATGCCCGAACGTCGAATCCCCCGCCGAGTTCAAGGCCGCCATCAAGGCGAAGCAGGCCGCGGGCAAGAAGGTCCTGATCTCCATCGGCGGCCAGAACGGTCAGGTCCAACTTGCCTCGACCGCCGCGCGCGACGCCTTCGTGAGCTCCGTATCCAAGATCATCGATGAGTACGGCCTCGACGGCCTCGACATCGACTTCGAGGGCCACTCGCTCTCGCTCAACAACGGCGACACCGACTTCCGCAACCCGACGAGTCCCGTCATCGTCAACCTGATCTCCGCCGTGAAGAGCCTCAAGGCCAAGTACGGGGCGGACTTCGTGCTCACGATGGCCCCGGAGACGTTCTTCGTGCAGCTCGGCTACCAGTTCTACGGATCCGGCCCCTTCGGCGGCCAGGACCCGCGCGCCGGGGCGTACCTCCCCGTCATCCACGCCCTGCGCGACGACCTCACCCTGCTGCACGTCCAGGACTACAACTCGGGGCCGATCATGGGGCTCGACAACCAGTACCACACCATGGGCGGCGCCGATTTCCATATCGCGATGACCGACATGCTGCTCACCGGCTTCCCGGTGGCGGGCGACACCACCAAGGTCTTCCCGGCGCTCGACCCGGGCCAGGTGGCGATCGGACTCCCGGCGTCGCAGCAGGCGGGCAACGGCCACACCGCCCCGTCCGAGGTGAACAAGGCCCTGGACTGTCTGACGAAGAAGACCAACTGCGGGTCGTACCAAACGCACGGCACGTGGCCCGCCCTGCGCGGGCTGATGACCTGGTCGATCAACTGGGACCGTTTCAACCAGTGGGAGTTCTCGAGGAACTTCGACGGGTACTTCGGAAGCTGA
- a CDS encoding NAD(P)/FAD-dependent oxidoreductase: MAPGAMRTAAASLADAQPVAYWLDDPGRPGAVPALAGDERCDLLVVGGGYSGLWTALLAKERDPRRDVVLIEGREVGWAASGRNGGFCSASLTHGLANGLSRWPGELRVLEDLGEGNLDGIESAVERYAIDCDFERTGDITVATEPHQLEDLRQLYEEATAAGFTGLDLLDGAEVRAEVDSPTFLGGLWDRRGVAMLNPAGLAWGLKRVCQDLGVRIYENTPGLELARSGPGMAVRTPYGRVLARHVALGTNVFPSLVRRVRLYTVPVYDYALTTEPLTEDQLGAIGWKRRQGLSDGANQFHYFRITADNRILWGGYDAVYPYGGRLDAALDNRPETYLKLASHFFACFPQLEGVRFSHAWGGAIDTCSRFSPFFGTAHGGRVAYAAGYTGLGVGATRFGADVMLDLLAGERTERTALEMVRTKPVPFPPEPAAWAGIGLTKWSLARADVRGGRRNLWLKAMDRVGLGFDS, from the coding sequence ATGGCCCCTGGAGCCATGCGTACAGCAGCCGCCTCACTCGCCGACGCGCAGCCCGTCGCCTACTGGCTCGACGACCCCGGCAGGCCGGGCGCCGTGCCGGCCCTGGCGGGCGACGAACGGTGCGACCTGCTGGTCGTCGGCGGCGGCTACAGCGGCCTGTGGACGGCGCTCCTCGCCAAGGAGCGCGACCCGCGCCGCGACGTCGTCCTGATCGAGGGCCGTGAGGTGGGCTGGGCCGCCTCCGGCCGTAACGGCGGCTTCTGCTCGGCCTCCCTCACCCACGGCCTCGCCAACGGACTCAGCCGCTGGCCCGGCGAGCTGCGGGTGCTGGAGGATCTCGGCGAGGGCAATCTTGACGGGATCGAGTCGGCTGTCGAGCGCTACGCCATCGACTGCGACTTCGAGCGCACCGGCGACATCACCGTGGCCACGGAGCCCCACCAGCTCGAAGATCTCCGCCAGTTGTACGAGGAGGCGACCGCGGCCGGCTTCACGGGTCTGGACCTCCTGGACGGCGCGGAGGTGCGCGCGGAGGTCGACTCGCCGACGTTCCTCGGCGGCCTGTGGGACCGGCGGGGCGTCGCCATGCTCAACCCGGCGGGGCTCGCCTGGGGGCTGAAGCGGGTCTGCCAGGACCTCGGCGTACGGATCTACGAGAACACGCCCGGTCTCGAACTCGCCCGCTCCGGCCCCGGCATGGCCGTCCGCACGCCGTACGGCCGCGTGCTGGCCCGCCACGTCGCCCTCGGCACGAACGTCTTCCCGTCCCTCGTACGGCGCGTGCGGCTCTACACGGTGCCCGTCTACGACTACGCCCTGACGACCGAGCCTCTCACCGAGGACCAGCTCGGTGCCATCGGGTGGAAGAGACGACAGGGACTCAGCGACGGCGCCAACCAGTTCCACTACTTCCGGATCACCGCCGACAACCGCATCCTGTGGGGCGGCTACGACGCTGTCTATCCGTACGGAGGGCGCCTCGACGCCGCCCTCGACAACCGCCCCGAGACCTATCTCAAGCTCGCCTCGCACTTCTTCGCGTGCTTCCCTCAGTTGGAGGGCGTGCGGTTCAGCCACGCGTGGGGCGGTGCCATCGACACCTGCTCGCGGTTCTCCCCCTTCTTCGGCACGGCGCACGGCGGGCGGGTCGCGTACGCCGCCGGCTACACCGGGCTCGGTGTCGGCGCGACCCGCTTCGGCGCCGACGTGATGCTCGATCTGCTCGCGGGGGAGCGAACGGAGCGTACGGCGCTGGAGATGGTCAGGACGAAGCCCGTGCCCTTCCCGCCGGAGCCGGCCGCCTGGGCCGGGATCGGGCTCACGAAGTGGTCCCTGGCCCGCGCGGACGTCAGGGGCGGGCGGCGGAATCTGTGGCTGAAGGCCATGGACCGGGTCGGGCTGGGTTTCGACAGCTGA
- a CDS encoding ABC transporter permease, translating to MRWIRRNVVVVAGLLTLAYMILPNLVVMVFSFNKPKGRFNYEWQTFSLDAWKDPCGVADLCGSLTLSFQIAVWATIGATVLGTMIAFALVRYRFRARGAINSLIFLPMAMPEVVMAASLLTLFLNMGAELGFWTVLIAHIMFCLSFVVTAVKARVMSMDPKLEEAARDLYAGPVQTFVRVTLPIAAPGIAAGALLAFALSFDDFIITNFNAGSSVTFPMFVWGSAQRGTPVQINVIGTAMFVVAVLMVIGGQLVSDRRKKAATP from the coding sequence ATGCGCTGGATCCGACGCAATGTGGTCGTCGTCGCGGGGCTGCTCACGCTCGCGTACATGATCCTGCCGAACCTCGTCGTGATGGTGTTCTCCTTCAACAAGCCGAAGGGGCGCTTCAACTACGAGTGGCAGACGTTCTCGCTCGATGCCTGGAAGGACCCGTGCGGCGTCGCGGACCTCTGCGGGTCGCTGACGCTCTCGTTCCAGATCGCCGTCTGGGCGACGATCGGGGCTACCGTCCTCGGCACCATGATCGCCTTCGCGCTGGTGCGCTACCGCTTCCGGGCGCGCGGTGCGATCAACTCGCTGATCTTCCTGCCGATGGCCATGCCCGAAGTCGTGATGGCGGCCTCGCTGCTGACCCTGTTCCTGAACATGGGGGCGGAGTTGGGGTTCTGGACCGTCCTCATCGCGCACATCATGTTCTGCCTCAGCTTTGTGGTGACGGCCGTCAAGGCGCGGGTCATGTCGATGGATCCGAAGCTGGAGGAGGCGGCCCGCGACCTGTACGCGGGGCCGGTGCAGACCTTCGTACGGGTCACCCTGCCGATCGCCGCACCGGGGATCGCGGCGGGGGCGCTGCTCGCCTTCGCCCTCTCGTTCGACGACTTCATCATCACCAACTTCAATGCCGGTTCGTCCGTCACCTTCCCCATGTTCGTGTGGGGATCGGCGCAGCGCGGCACGCCGGTGCAGATCAACGTCATCGGGACGGCGATGTTCGTCGTTGCGGTACTGATGGTGATCGGCGGCCAGCTGGTCAGCGACCGGCGAAAGAAGGCCGCGACACCCTGA
- a CDS encoding ABC transporter permease yields MTATAAPPAPPTPPVTDAAVRKTPRRKRLVPYWLLLPGILWLLVFFALPMVYQASTSVQTGSLEEGFKVTWHFQTYWDALQEYYPHFVRSLLYAGTATVLCLLLGYPLAYLIAFKAGRWRNLLLVLVIAPFFTSFLIRTLAWKTILADDGAVVGALDTLRVLDVTSWLGWTADDRVLATPMAVVCGLTYNFLPFMILPLYTSLERIDGRLHEAAGDLYAKPATTFRKVTVPLSMPGIVSGTLLTFIPASGDYVNAELLGSTDTKMVGSVIQSQFLRVLDYPTAAALSFILMAVVLVVVTVYIRRSGTEDLV; encoded by the coding sequence GTGACCGCCACGGCAGCGCCACCCGCGCCACCCACACCACCGGTCACCGACGCGGCGGTGCGTAAGACTCCGCGCCGTAAACGCCTCGTCCCGTACTGGCTGCTGCTGCCCGGGATCCTGTGGCTGCTGGTCTTCTTCGCGCTGCCGATGGTCTACCAGGCGTCGACCTCCGTACAGACGGGCTCGCTCGAAGAGGGCTTCAAGGTCACCTGGCACTTCCAGACCTACTGGGACGCGCTCCAGGAGTACTACCCGCACTTCGTGCGCTCGCTGCTGTACGCGGGCACCGCCACCGTGCTGTGCCTGCTGCTCGGCTACCCGCTGGCGTACCTCATCGCCTTCAAGGCCGGCCGCTGGCGCAACCTCCTGCTGGTCCTGGTCATCGCCCCGTTCTTCACGAGCTTCCTGATCCGCACGCTCGCCTGGAAGACGATCCTCGCGGACGACGGCGCCGTGGTCGGGGCGTTGGACACCCTGCGGGTGCTCGACGTGACCAGCTGGCTCGGCTGGACGGCCGACGACCGCGTCCTGGCCACGCCCATGGCCGTCGTCTGCGGCCTCACGTACAACTTCCTGCCGTTCATGATCCTGCCGCTCTACACCTCGCTGGAGCGCATCGACGGGCGGCTGCACGAGGCGGCCGGAGACCTCTACGCGAAGCCGGCGACGACCTTCCGTAAAGTCACCGTCCCGCTGTCCATGCCGGGCATCGTCTCCGGCACGCTGCTGACCTTCATCCCGGCGAGCGGCGACTACGTCAACGCGGAACTGCTCGGCTCCACCGACACCAAGATGGTGGGCAGCGTGATCCAGAGCCAGTTCCTGCGCGTGCTCGACTATCCGACGGCGGCGGCGCTCTCGTTCATCCTCATGGCGGTCGTGCTGGTCGTGGTCACCGTCTACATCCGCCGTTCAGGGACGGAGGACCTGGTCTGA